Genomic window (Cucumis sativus cultivar 9930 chromosome 2, Cucumber_9930_V3, whole genome shotgun sequence):
AAAAAGTTTCAATCGTTAAGAGTCATGGTCCGACTTCTTCACAACTTCCAGATGGtttgttataattaatcattttagtctgaattttaaaaacaaaaacaaaaacaaaattttgttcatcCATTTCACTCGCTGGATCCCTCAATTCATGTTCATCTTCATACAAATTGGATACATTTGTTTTTACGTTACAAAGAAGGGTAAAAGACATTCATGTTTAGTATGTGAGAAGGttaatttggttaattataaattataaattataaatcatattagGTTAAGTGGACTATaacacaaaaccaaaatttgaatggaGGAAAATGCTCAACCTGCCACACAGACTCCAATGCAAGTTAGAAACTATATATGCATGGCAAGTAGAGTTTAAGAATTAAGATGACAGGTTATAACAATGTATTTACAGTAAGACTCTAACCTAGGGCATTCATATCGAAGTTTCCAAGTCATATTAGGTTAATTTTGGTGCTAAATAGGCCAAGACATACATTTAAGAGGCactgtttataaatttaataggTCGTAGTATGTCACATTCATCATTTGAAGAGAGTCAACCTCACTTTCATGAGACCAATACCGATAAGCTACTTCATCTTAAAGCCAAATAAGCTATTTTCCTTACAATCCTTCTTGATCAAGTTGTTTGTCTATTTACTATTGTTCTTTTTGGCTTGGTAGCTTCCTCTTTAATACGTCGTCACTTTTACACTTCAGTTCAAAAACCTAAAAGCAAACATTCTTTTGAATGGGTATTGTAAACttgaatttaaatgtataacaCTCACACCTATATATCTCACTTTGCACCTtgaataacaatttatttaaagaataaatataaataaataaactaaccCGCCAACTCAACCCAGATTttttgggttggattgaaCCTATCCGGGTTCAACCTTGTATATTGAACCGAtaggtttcttttatttttgcaacTCGAATACTTTGAGTTGGTCCATAATTTTCCTTCAACCGAGCTTATGCATATGTACACTCCTTAGTTTGagaacaataatatttatacttataaataaataaataaatagagatacatgtaagtttaaaataaaaagggaaatatgtttttggattttgggtAATGAGAAACTCAAAACCATActtgtctctctttttcttctaaaatatgAACCAAAAGAATgtattacataaaataaatattattatcagACCACAACCAACTGTTTGGAGAGATCAAACCAAGTTATATAAACCACCATaagattaaattgaaaacaaaataccaAACATATGAACTAAAGGTTAATTTAACCGCATATTATGTTTCACAGAACATTTAGAAGGTGGTATAAATTCCGAGTGGAAGAAACCAATTTTCATTGTTGATAGCAAACTTTTTCactcaaatttttgttttaactaAAATTCACTCATCTCAATCATCACTGCAAAACTCTACTGTTTCTCTTCAAGAAAGGATCCACTGTTCAAACAAACTCTAAGGTACTGTAGTTTTCTCTCTAcacatttacatttttacatCAGTTGTGAAGAacatgaaatgaaagaaatggCAGCTCAAAATATTGCCTACCTGATCTTCATGAAACTCGTTGTTTCCTTGTTGTGACTGTAGGAAGACTCGAGTCGAGTTTCGAACAACTTGTAATATTTACAACTAAGATGCAGAATCAGACTTTTGCTCAGCATCAGCAGAGGCCTGGACTTGAGCAGCGTACTGCAAGTTCCACAGCACATCCTCAAATGAGGGTCGAGATGCTGCGTCGAGAGATATGCACTTCTTTGTGATAGATATAACTCTTGATAACGACTCTTGGGAGCTAGTGATCAAAACTACTGGATCCACAATTCGTCTTCGGCCATCCGTGCTGCCAAAGGACGCCTGTTGTTGTTTCATATATAAGCATTCAGACACCACAAAGAACAGAATAAGCTCAAATAAGATGACAAGTTTCTGCTCTTTTAGTTGCTGAACTTGAATGTAAAGACTCTTTACTAAAGAGACACTTCACATTGAATATCTCAGCCATTTAGTTGAAGAGCAGAAAAccattataagaaaaagatgTAAAATACCATGTCATTTAGAAgaaatgtttcttcttttccagTTACAATAGGCCCAACAAGTGATTCAAGCAATATATATCCAAAATTGTAAACATCATTCTCCACCAAGTTTCTCCTGTTGCTGCAAACAAAGACCATGAAAGTTATATGCCACAACCTGAGAATAGGAGATCATCtattaaaatgaaaggaatATATAACTGGAAGGTGAACTTTTCTAGTCCAGGTTTTGAGattctttgattttgttttaaggTTATTTAAATGACTAAGTGCAAACATGACATGACATAATATTTGGCTACATTCATTCGTTTTCTTACCTTGATTTTGTGCTTTCTCCCTTTGTctacaaaaaagaaaggatatGGTATAAGTTCACTTAACAAAAAAAGCCAGaagaaatctcaaaatatcCTGAAGACTCTCAAGCTAACCAACCTCATGCTTTTCAGATTCTTCAGTGATAATTGACATGCCATAGTCGCTAAGCTTTGGAATTCGGTGTTCATCAAGCaatatgttgtttgttttcagTCCATTGTTGAATGAACCAGGAATAACACCTGTATGTAGAAAGTGAATGGCCTTGGCAACTCCAATTAAAATTGTCAACCTATCCGACCATTTCAGGACCTTCTCTGGGAAAGTTTCTACATTAGAATAGCAAACAAATGAGGTAATGTCAGCATTCCAACAATAAATTGAAAGCTAAAGAGAGcttaaaacatgctcaaagaCTGCATTTGTTTTGCGAATAAAAACCAAGTGACAGTATCTACAAGTTCTACACTCAAACTGTTCTTTTATCAAAGATTATCTTGCAACAAATAGAGAAAACAGAACCATCATTGGTTAATCTAGTGGTAAAAAGGGAGGCATAGtttcaataactaactaagaggtTATGGGTTCAATCTATGGGTGGCCACCTACTTAGGTATTAATTTCGTATGAGTATCCTTGACACCCAAATATTGCAGGGTCAAATGAGTTTTCCTTAAAATTAATCGAGGTGTGCGTAAGCGGGCTCATACAATCAtggacataaaaaaaaattagagaaaacaatgaatcaaaatttttctttagatgGTTAACTAACCTGACAAAAGGGTACGGTAATTCCTGTTCGACACATACTCGTATACAAGAAGAACTTGGTTGACATTTGAGTTGTCATGTCCATCTCCCTCCATACAGTGACCAAAAAGGCCAACTAAATGAGGATGGTGAAGCTTCGAAAGAACATCCAGCCGAACTTTAAGGTTTTGAACTGAATATTTCTTTGATAAAACTAAACACCTTATAGCAACAAGGGTCCCATTCTCCAATTTTCCTCTATAGAGCTGTAGAAGAAAATTAAGTACGTTTCAAATTTGTGGTATAAACCTTAAATTTTGAGGAATAAATACTACAtcctgaaaaaaaaatcttcacaATAAGATATTTAAATGTTGTTCTAAGCATCCTGGGGGCATTTTTAACATCCCTTGTATTAGTTGCTAAAAATCAAGTTTGTATTCCGATGATTAATCAAAGAGTTTAGAAAAGTTGAGATCCCTCAATGAACTACATGCAATATCACTTGCAacatctaatttaaaaatgagcTCATAGATGGAAGATTAAGGTAAGGAAAGTTAATAAAGATGAAGTATACAAAAGACTTGAAACACTAATAGAAATAAAGCACTACTTTGCAAGTATTCTCATCAGAGCCTCTATCTCATGAGTTGAAGTTTTTGGGAATACCTTTCCTATAGAACCTTCTCCCAAGAGCATTGatttatcaaagttttttgtAGCTTCCCTtagctcttgaaaagaaaatgatcgACATACTGGAACAGTTTGAGCACCTAACTTCATTGCTTGAGAAATAAGTCCTGcccaaaaaagaagaatcctCTAAGCTTTCATAGTTGATAGAACATGCCTTAGAAACTCTTCACACGTTATCTAATTTGTCTATTCAAGataatatcaaaatcttaTCAAGATATGAAACGTAGCTTGCTGCCTACAGACAAAATACACAACTTACTGGCATTTGCTAGTAGCTCAGATGGAACAGTAGCAGGTGAACTTTCTTGTACAACTTTTGGTGGTACCGGCTGCTCTTGTACCGTTCTTTTGCACAGTCTCCggtacaaaaagaaaactcccAAAGCTAAAAGCACTATAACAATTATAGCTCCACTGATGAAGGCAACAATCaacagtttttcttttcttctagaCTCTCCTGTCCCTGCAAGGGATTCTGCACACAATGATGCTTCATGCTGGTGTTGCAAATTAGTTGCAAAACAATTCCCACTAAATTTAACCATTCTTTTGTCTGAAGAACTTCCCAAACAAGAGGGAAGTGTGCCAGTTAACTTGTTATCGGAAATGTCAACATCCCCAAGTTTGGCACTGCAACTTAGAGGATTTTGAAGAGTTCCACTCATCaaatttgaagataaattCAGGTATGTAATGTTTGgcaaattaaataagaaaggaGGTGGCGAGCCCGTCAGTCGATTAGATGATAAATCAAGATGTTGAAGCTGATCCATCTGACCAAAGTGCTTGGGAATTTCACCAGATAAAGCATTCTTGCTAAGTAGCAGTGTAACTAATCCTTTTGGCATGACTGGAAGAACAGAgtttaacttattttctctAATATCCAGTACATGCAAATTGGCTAAAGCACTCAAATCAGGCAATTCCCCAGAGATTTCATTGTGAGACAGGTAAACATCAGCTAATGTTCTAATTTTGCATAATGAAGAAGGAAATTGACCCTTTAGTCGAT
Coding sequences:
- the LOC101209029 gene encoding probable inactive leucine-rich repeat receptor-like protein kinase At3g03770 isoform X2 — encoded protein: MGSLRFFLIISLSWILFLPFTHQLQTSQTQILLQIRKHLEFPSSLEVMDAFDGDLCNVSPSRNMTIACQDNVVTELIIKGDKPFDFKGFNGLPILNQTLSERFSMDSFVTTLSRLSSLRVLGLISLGIWGQLPDKIHRLSSLEFLDLSSNYIYGQIPPKISTMVQLYSLVLDANFFNDTVPDWIDSLTNLTFLSLKSNRLKGQFPSSLCKIRTLADVYLSHNEISGELPDLSALANLHVLDIRENKLNSVLPVMPKGLVTLLLSKNALSGEIPKHFGQMDQLQHLDLSSNRLTGSPPPFLFNLPNITYLNLSSNLMSGTLQNPLSCSAKLGDVDISDNKLTGTLPSCLGSSSDKRMVKFSGNCFATNLQHQHEASLCAESLAGTGESRRKEKLLIVAFISGAIIVIVLLALGVFFLYRRLCKRTVQEQPVPPKVVQESSPATVPSELLANARLISQAMKLGAQTVPVCRSFSFQELREATKNFDKSMLLGEGSIGKLYRGKLENGTLVAIRCLVLSKKYSVQNLKVRLDVLSKLHHPHLVGLFGHCMEGDGHDNSNVNQVLLVYEYVSNRNYRTLLSETFPEKVLKWSDRLTILIGVAKAIHFLHTGVIPGSFNNGLKTNNILLDEHRIPKLSDYGMSIITEESEKHETKGESTKSRRNLVENDVYNFGYILLESLVGPIVTGKEETFLLNDMASFGSTDGRRRIVDPVVLITSSQESLSRVISITKKCISLDAASRPSFEDVLWNLQYAAQVQASADAEQKSDSAS
- the LOC101209029 gene encoding probable inactive leucine-rich repeat receptor-like protein kinase At3g03770 isoform X1, producing MGSLRFFLIISLSWILFLPFTHQLQTSQTQILLQIRKHLEFPSSLEVMDAFDGDLCNVSPSRNMTIACQDNVVTELIIKGDKPFDFKGFNGLPILNQTLSERFSMDSFVTTLSRLSSLRVLGLISLGIWGQLPDKIHRLSSLEFLDLSSNYIYGQIPPKISTMVQLYSLVLDANFFNDTVPDWIDSLTNLTFLSLKSNRLKGQFPSSLCKIRTLADVYLSHNEISGELPDLSALANLHVLDIRENKLNSVLPVMPKGLVTLLLSKNALSGEIPKHFGQMDQLQHLDLSSNRLTGSPPPFLFNLPNITYLNLSSNLMSGTLQNPLSCSAKLGDVDISDNKLTGTLPSCLGSSSDKRMVKFSGNCFATNLQHQHEASLCAESLAGTGESRRKEKLLIVAFISGAIIVIVLLALGVFFLYRRLCKRTVQEQPVPPKVVQESSPATVPSELLANARLISQAMKLGAQTVPVCRSFSFQELREATKNFDKSMLLGEGSIGKLYRGKLENGTLVAIRCLVLSKKYSVQNLKVRLDVLSKLHHPHLVGLFGHCMEGDGHDNSNVNQVLLVYEYVSNRNYRTLLSETFPEKVLKWSDRLTILIGVAKAIHFLHTGVIPGSFNNGLKTNNILLDEHRIPKLSDYGMSIITEESEKHETKGESTKSSNRRNLVENDVYNFGYILLESLVGPIVTGKEETFLLNDMASFGSTDGRRRIVDPVVLITSSQESLSRVISITKKCISLDAASRPSFEDVLWNLQYAAQVQASADAEQKSDSAS